One window of the Colletotrichum destructivum chromosome 6, complete sequence genome contains the following:
- a CDS encoding Putative YTH domain containing protein has translation MGDVQPPSNGSEYPVVDSHQGLNTVGVSTLCFDEKSRMEAQSISHAQHQQYGPQQHAFSSQLDMAQQPASGRPSAFNMNGMANALPQASMRQNPYASGSQQQHHQQRFSPATSSPSMMPQMPQMAPQYPGQAAMPMGTPHYYMPQHPQMQHYYANQLSPAQQHARPNIGYYPNQMVMSHPQNSHIPQGYYYPSAGHYAQNQGLQNPMVSAQYMGGNPTHSDPRIVPQIPNGVDHNGAHVSSTLKPSDVGEGRSGIVRGPPRKPRQSGHAIWIGNLPPQTDLMNLVHHVCKEANGLESLFLISKSNCAFANFKDEQTCVTAQQKLHDSKFQSVRLVSRLRKSTVEGAAGVTAPTGPAASSGSQTPHDVTTQPAATENVMEVAATETSETKPVTAAVEPILQKDKFFILKSLTVEDLELSAKTGIWATQSHNEETLNAAFNAVDNVYLVFSANKSGEYFGYARMTSQINDDPAAAIEFAPKAQSASDVDLPKAIPTEPTEFAPKGRIIDDSARGTIFWEAEREDGESGEEDEEQELDQSDASSRKSGNLEADGTAKAWGKPFKLEWLSTARLPFYRTRGLRNPWNSNREVKIARDGTELEPSVGRRLIGLFNRVQSPGPGAAPAAMRPGMAMIAGYPPMRPHYQQ, from the exons ATGGGTGATGTCCAACCCCCTTCCAACGGCTCTGAGTATCCTGTCGTAGATTCTCATCAAGGCTTGAACACTGTAGGTGTCTCAACGCTTTGCTTTGACGAGAAATCGAGAATGGAGGCTCAAAGTATCTCCCATGCACAGCACCAGCAATACGGTCCCCAACAGCAtgccttctcctcccaacTCGACATGGCACAGCAGCCCGCATCCGGTCGCCCCAGCGCCTTTAACATGAACGGTATGGCGAACGCGCTGCCACAGGCCAGCATGAGGCAGAATCCCTATGCGTCCGGAagtcaacagcagcaccatcAGCAGCGGTTCAGCCCCGcaacatcctcgccgtcaatGATGCCACAGATGCCACAGATGGCTCCTCAGTATCCCGGCCAAGCCGCGATGCCCATGGGAACCCCGCACTACTATATGCCACAGCATCCGCAGATGCAGCATTATTACGCAAACCAGCTCTCCCCAGCCCAACAGCACGCTCGGCCGAACATTGGATACTACCCGAACCAAATGGTTATGAGCCATCCGCAGAACAGCCACATTCCTCAAGGATACTACTATCCTTCGGCAGGTCACTATGCCCAGAACCAAGGTCTCCAGAACCCAATGGTCTCCGCGCAGTACATGGGAGGAAATCCGACGCATAGTGACCCGAGAATCGTTCCACAGATTCCAAACGGGGTTGATCATAACGGTGCACACGTTTCTTCGACCCTCAAGCCCAGCG ACGTGGGTGAAGGCCGGTCCGGTATTGTTCGAGGTCCGCCGCGGAAGCCGCGTCAAAGTG GCCATGCGATTTGGATCGGAAACCTTCCACCTCAGACGGACCTGATGAATCTGGTTCACCACGTGTGCAAGGAAGCGAACGGTCTCGAATCTCTTTTTTTGATTTCGAAGAGCAATTGCGCATTCGCCAACTTCAAGGACGAACAGACTTGCGTAACGGCTCAGCAGAAACTGCACGATTCTAAATTCCAATCTGTCCGTCTGGTCAGTCGTCTGCGTAAGAGCACCGTCGAAGGTGCAGCTGGTGTTACGGCACCTACTGGcccagcagcatcatctgGATCGCAAACCCCCCACGATGTCACGACTCAACCAGCCGCTACGGAGAACGTGATGGAAGTTGCAGCGACGGAAACAAGCGAAACCAAGCcagtcaccgccgccgtcgagccgATACTCCAGAAAGACAAATTCTTCATCTTGAAGAGTTTGACTGTAGAGGATTTGGAACTCAGTGCCAAGACGGGTATCTGGGCAACCCAATCTCACAACGAAGAAACGCTTAATGCCGCGTTTAAC GCCGTCGACAACGTGTATCTTGTCTTTTCTGCGAATAAATCAGGCGAATATTTCGGATACGCGAGAATGACGTCTCAAATCAACGATGACCCCGCGGCCGCGATCGAATTTGCCCCCAAGGCACAGTCCGCCAGCGATGTCGATTTGCCCAAGGCGATCCCAACCGAACCGACTGAGTTTGCGCCCAAAGGCAGGATCATCGACGATTCTGCCAGAGGAACCATATTCTGGGAGGCAGAGCGCGAGGACGGAGAAAGtggagaagaggatgaggaacAGGAGCTGGACCAGAGCGATGCGAGCAGCAGAAAGAGCGGGAATTTGGAAGCTGATGGCACCGCGAAAGCTTGGGGAAAGCCATTCAAACTCGAATGGCTATCGACCGCACGCCTACCGTTCTATCGAACCAGAGGGTTGCGCAACCCTTGGAACTCGAACCGAGAAGTCAAGATTGCGAGAGACGGTACAGAGCTGGAGCCATCGGTTGGGAGGAGGTTGATAGGACTCTTTAACAGGGTACAAAGTCCTGGGCCCGGAGCTGCGCCGGCTGCTATGCGACCTGGGATGGCCATGATTGCAGGGTATCCGCCCATGAGGCCACATTACCAGCAATGA
- a CDS encoding Putative large ribosomal subunit protein uL6, whose product MRYIHSQESLTVPQDVKVHIKSRVVSVEGPRGKLVKDLSHLAVNFSQPVKGTINIEIHHGSRKNVATLRTVRTLINNLIIGVTKGFKYKMRYVYAHFPINVNLEKNSETGLWEVEIRNFIGEKLVRRIVMREGVDVAVSSSQKDELVLSGNSLEAVSQSAADIQQICKVRNKDIRKFLDGMYVSEKGNIVEDA is encoded by the exons ATGAGATACATTCACTCCCAGGAGAGCCTGACGGTCCCTCAGGATG TCAAGGTTCACATTAAGTCCCgcgtcgtctccgtcgaGGGCCCCCGTG GCAAGCTCGTGAAGGACCTGTCCCACTTGGCCGTCAACTTCTCCCAGCCGGTTAAGGGTACCATCAACATTGAGATCCACCACGGCTCAAGAAAGAACGTTGCCACCCTCCGCACCGTCCGCACCCTGATCAACAACTTGATCATCGGTGTGACCAAGGGCTTCAAGTACAAGATGCGCTACGTCTATGCCCATTTCCCCATCAACGTCAACCTGGAGAAGAACTCCGAGACTGGTCTGTGGGAGGTTGAGATCCG CAACTTCATtggcgagaagctcgtccGCCGCATCGTCATGCGCGAGGGTGTCGATGTTGCCGTCTCTTCCAGCCAGAAGGATGAGCTTGTCCTCTCCGGCAACTCTCTCGAGGCTGTCTCTCAGTCCGCCGCCGATATCCAGCAGATCTGCAAGGTCCGCAACAAGGATATCCGTAAGTTCTTGGACGGCATGTACGTCTCCGAGAAGGGCAACATTGTTGAGGATGCTTAA
- a CDS encoding Putative small heat shock protein — protein sequence MAFFPRNFYNTSSDASFTPLFRLLEDFDNYSRAGGANGNGSSRGTHRNHVPTFQPKFDVREVDDAYELHGELPGMKKEDVSIEFTDPHTLHIRGRVERSYTAGNPPAGFLQGNGAEMSGAITDGNEKKSRPASHQPTVEDEKDDDSNSTAQPTPATTVAEVDRSAALGKKEPADNAKYWVSERSIGEFSRIFNFPGQISQDAVSASFKDGILSIRVPKAPKHETRRIQVN from the coding sequence ATGGCCTTCTTCCCTCGCAACTTCTACAACACCTCTTCCGACGCCTCCTTTACTCCACTTttccgcctcctcgaggactTTGACAACTACTCTcgcgctggcggcgccaATGGCAACGGTAGCTCTCGCGGCACTCACCGCAACCATGTCCCGACCTTCCAGCCAAAGTTTGATGTCCGCGAGGTCGATGACGCCTACGAGCTGCATGGCGAGCTCCCCGGCATGAAGAAAGAGGATGTCTCGATCGAGTTCACCGACCCACACACCCTCCACAtccgcggccgcgtcgagaGGTCGTACACCGCCGGCAACCCACCCGCGGGATTCCTTCAGGGCAACGGGGCCGAGATGAGCGGAGCCATCACCGACGGGAACGAGAAGAAGTCCCGCCCTGCTTCACACCAGCCTACtgtcgaggatgagaaggATGACGACAGTAACTCAACGGCGCAGCCTACGCCTGCCACGActgtcgccgaggtcgacaggtccgccgccctcggcaagAAAGAGCCGGCCGACAACGCCAAGTACTGGGTCTCAGAGCGCAGCATCGGCGAGTTCAGCCGCATCTTCAACTTCCCCGGCCAGATCTCACAGgacgccgtctcggccagcttcaAGGATGGTATCCTCTCGATTCGCGTGCCCAAGGCGCCTAAGCACGAAACCCGCCGCATCCAGGTCAACTAA
- a CDS encoding Putative DNA recombination and repair protein, RecA, with protein sequence MAEVDGYEESHNGDEGGTTGPGAPTPLSALEGVAGLTKRDIQMVVDGGFNTVESVAYTPRRMLEQIKGISEQKATKILAEASKLVPMGFTTATEMHQRRSELISITTGSKQLDTLLAGGIETGSVTELFGEFRTGKSQICHTLAVTCQLPFDMGGGEGKCLYIDTEGTFRPVRLLAVANRFGLSGEEVLDNVAYARAYNSDHQLQLLQQAGAMMCETRFSLLIVDSATALYRTDFLGRGELSSRQTHLAKFMRTLQRLADEFGIAVVITNQVVAQVDGGPSAMFNPDPKKPIGGNIIAHASTTRISLKKGRGETRIAKIYDSPCLPESDCLFAINEDGIGDPSPKDLEKD encoded by the exons ATGGCCGAAGTCGACGGCTACGAGGAGAGTCACAATGGTGATGAGGGCGGCACGACCGGCCCTGGCGCGCCAACGCCACTCTCTGCACTTGAG GGTGTTGCAGGTCTGACGAAGCGTGATATCCAAATGGTGGTCGATGGAGGTTTCAACACAGTAGAGTCGGTCGCGTACACCCCACGTAGAATGCTTGAGCAGATCAAGGGTATTTCTGAGCAGAAAGCCACCAAGATTCTCGCCGAAG CCTCGAAACTCGTGCCAATGGGCTTCACGACCGCTACCGAGATGCACCAACGACGCAGTGAGCTCATCTCTATTACGACGGGCTCAAAGCAGCTAGACACCCTTCTCGCCGGTGGTATCGAGACCGGATCGGTGACCGAGCTTTTTGGAGAGTTCCGCACGGGAAAGAGTCAGATCTGCCATACGCTTGCCGTGACGTGCCAGCTGCCCTTCGACATGGGCGGTGGCGAGGGCAAATGCTTGTACATCGATACCGAGGGCACGTTCCGACCTGTTCGGttgctcgccgtcgccaaccGATTTGGTCTTTCCGGAGAAGAGGTCCTGGACAACGTGGCATATGCGCGTGCGTACAACTCGGATCATCAGCTtcagctcctccagcaggCTGGCGCCATGATGTGTGAGACTCGGTTctccctcctcatcgtcgacaGTGCTACGGCTCTCTACAGAACCGACTTTTTGGGCAGAGGCGAGCTGTCGTCGAGGCAGACCCATCTTGCCAAGTTCATGCGCACCCTTCAGCGTCTCGCGGATGAGTTTGGAATCGCTGTCGTCATTACGAACCAGGTCGTTGCGCAGGTTGATGGCGGACCCAGTGCCATGTTCAATCCTGACCCGAAGAAGCCGATTGGCGGCAACATCATTGCTCACGCCAGCACGACAAGAATTAGCCTGAAAAAGGGACGCGGCGAGACCCGTATCGCCAAGATATACGACAGTCCCTGCTTGCCCGAGAGCGACTGTCTCTTCGCCATCAACGAGGACGGCATTGGCGACCCCAGCCCCAAGGACCTGGAGAAAGACTGA
- a CDS encoding Putative vacuolar protein sorting protein 26 related protein, giving the protein MSYFFSTPVDIDIVLEDADERSMVDVKLDKNRREKAPLYMDGESVKGAVTIRPKDGKRLEHTGIKVQFIGTIEMFFDRGNHYEFLSLVQELAAPGELQHPQTFDFNFKNVEKQYESYNGINVKLRYFVRVTVSRRMADVIREKDIWVYSYRIPPEMNSSIKMDVGIEDCLHIEFEYSKSKYHLKDVIVGRIYFLLVRLKIKHMELSIIRRETTGAAPNQYNESETLVRFEIMDGSPSRGETIPIRLFLGGFDLTPTFRDVNKKFSTRYYLSLVLIDEDARRYFKQSEIILYRQAPDAAAGPNMIMAAAPENPKLMGNSLVQT; this is encoded by the exons ATGTCATACTTCTTCTCGACCcccgtcgacatcgacatcgtgCTGGAGGATGCCGATGAGCGGTCCATGGTGGACGTAAAGCTCGACAAGAACCGCCGCGAAAAGGCACCGCTGTACATGGATGGCGAGAGTGTCAAGGGCGCCGTGACCATCAGACCTAAGGACGGCAAGCGGCTAGAGCACACTGGCATCAAAGTCCAGTTTATCGGCACGATAG AAATGTTCTTCGACCGCGGAAACCACTACGAattcctctccctcgtccAGGAGCTCGCTGCCCCCGGCGAGCTGCAGCACCCGCAGACGTTCGACTTCAACTTCAAGAACGTCGAAAAGCAGTACGAGTCGTACAACGGCATCAACGTCAAGCTGCGCTACTTCGTCCGCGTTACCGTCTCCCGTCGTATGGCCGATGTTATCCGCGAGAAGGACATTTGGGTCTACTCGTACCGCATACCCCCAGAAATGAACTCGTCCATCAAGATGGACGTCGGCATCGAAGACTGCCTGCACATCGAGTTCGAGTACTCCAAATCAAAGTACCACCTCAAGGACGTTATTGTGGGTCGCATATACTTTCTGCTGGTTCGTCTCAAGATTAAGCACATGGAGCTGTCCATCATCCGGCGAGAGACGACGGGCGCGGCGCCTAATCAGTACAACGAGAGCGAGACTTTGGTGAGGTTCGAG ATCATGGATGGTTCGCCTTCGAGAGGAGAGACCATCCCTATTCGactcttcctcggcggcttcgacctGACCCCGACGTTCCGGGATGTGAACAAGAAGTTCTCTACCCGATACTACCTCAGTTTGGTGCTCATCGACGAAG ACGCACGGCGGTATTTCAAGCAGTCGGAAATCATCCTCTATCGCCAAGCCCCGGACGCAGCTGCTGGTCCCAACATGATTATGGCTGCCGCCCCGGAGAATCCTAAGCTCATGGGCAACTCTCTCGTTCAAACATAA
- a CDS encoding Putative proteasome, subunit alpha/beta, nucleophile aminohydrolase, translating into MAMFSQNPLMNGPNYSFSEAPKTANGEFRQHRFNPYTDNGGSTLAIAGADFAIVAGDTRSTSGYSINSRYTPKVFKIGGTTSTQEDATIMLSVVGFAADGEALRDRLDTICKIYRYRHGKPMSVTACAKRLSTILYQKRFFPYYVYAILGGLDEEGVGAVFSYDPVGSYEREQSRAGGAAASLITPFLDNQVNFKNQYIPGSGVGHELQERPRVPLERKEAEILVKDAFDGAVERHIEVGDHLQMMIITKNGIEEVLLPLKKD; encoded by the exons ATGGCTATGTTCAGCCAAAACCCCCTGATGAATGGGCCCAACTACTCCTTTTCCGAGGCTCCCAAGACAGCCAACGGCGAGTTCAGACAGCACCGCTTCAACCC CTACACCGACAATGGCGGCTCAACCTTGGCCATCGCTGGCGCCGACTTCGCCATCGTGGCCGGTGACACTCGTAGCACCTCGGGCTACAGCATCAACTCCAGATATACCCCCAAGGTATTCAAGATCGGCGGCACCACGTCAACACAAGAAGACGCAACGATCATGCTCTCCGTAGTCGGCTTCgcagccgacggcgaggctCTCAGGGACCGCCTCGACACCATCTGCAAGATTTACCGTTACCGTCATGGCAAGCCCATGAGCGTCACCGCCTGCGCGAAGCGCCTTTCTACCATTCTCTACCAGAAGCGCTTTTTCCCCTACTACGTCTACGCCATCCTCGGTGGtcttgacgaggagggcgttgGCGCTGTCTTCTCCTACGATCCCGTCGGCAGCTACGAGAGGGAGCAGTCCcgcgctggcggcgccgctgccaGTCTCATCACGCCATTCCTTGACAACCAGGTCAACTTCAAGAACCAATACATTCCCGGTAGCGGAGTCGGACACGAGCTCCAGGAGCGCCCCCGCGTCCCTTTGGAGcgcaaggaggccgagatcctcgtcaaggacgcGTTTGACGGAGCGGTCGAGAGACACATCGAGGTCGGTGACCATCTGCAGATGATGATCATCACCAAGAACGGCATCGAGGaagtcctcctccccttgAAGAAGGATTAA